The genome window TATATTTTTTAAAATGTAATATTATAGGTTAAGAAGGTGCATAGAGGGGAGTACCTAACATATGAGTTTGATCAACTTTCTTGGAGGAATGTATGAAACGTTTTTTTAATGAAATGAGAAAAGAAAAACTATTATTGATTGATATTATAATGGTGCCTGGTTTACTAGTATATTTATCTCTCGACATTTTCTACCTACATAAACTGCCTACTTCAGTAATAGTAGGTCTTTCAGTTGTGGAATTGGTCTATGTAACATTTAATTCAGAAAGAATTAAAAGTAAGGATTAAAGCTGAGGTCTTACTTCTCCTAAAATGCTTGGGAGTCGATTGTAGGTAGATTAGAGGATTTTATTCAATTGTTGTAGTTAACAAAGTAGAACAATTTACTCTGATGAATTCAGAAATTTCAAAATGGGAACCAGGGTATAAAGAATACAGTCTCCTACTCATATGGGAGCTGTATTCTTAAATATCTATAAGAATCATATCTATATAGTCACAAATGACACATATTTTCCTTTCTGAAACCATGCAGAGTCTTAAGCTAGAGCTACAATTTTGGGTTTTACTGATTGCTTCCGGTACAGCGGTGTAAGAGAAGTCATACCTAGTGTACTAATGATGCATCATTAATTTATTAATCAATAAGAGTAGGTGTACAAAATTCCTCGAATTTGGGAGACCGAAGTTTCCCGTCTTTTGTAAAACATTGAAATTTAACTTTACAGCTAATTATGGGATCAAGATACCTCCAACCTTTATTTTCAGTACGAATGAGCTGCTTGGAAATGTGATTAAACGCACGAATAACATCAGAGTTAGGGGGAAATTCAAGTACACCTGCGTACCGGCCATTTATGGTTAACCCCCAGCCAAATCCACCTTTAAGCCTTATGGAAGCAATTTGACAGATTACGTACTGATAAGCCTTTACTTTAACCATATTTTTAGATCGGGTACCTAATTGAATGGAGGCTTCTGGACTATACTGGACGATTCCTTCTAACCCTAACTCTTTTGCTTTCAAAAATAGTTTTTTTCCATCTTCATAAAGTGGAGTAACAGATAAGGTCTCTGATGCTTTTACTACTGATGATAATGTCTCTCTGCGCTCCATAAAACTCTTCTTCAGCATGGGTGTTCCATTTAAATATAAGATATCCCACAGTGGAAAGTGCGCTTTTAATTCTGTCGCTATTTGCTTTACTGCGGACTCTTTCTTTGTATTAAACCTGGTCATCGCATCGTCCCACCAATATTTCGGAGGTTGATCTGTAGGCTGTGTTAAATCGAATACTATACACTCCCCATCTAGGATCGCTGTTTTAATAGGAAGCTTTATATAAGCTAACTCCGGAAACCGTGAAGTTATTTCTGTACCATGTCTCGTAAAAGCTCGCACTTTACCATTGTCATAATGAATTAATGATCTAAAGCCATCCCATTTCAAACTATTAGTATTCCACTTCTTTATTTGATTTGGCTGCAAGGGATGTAGCAGCATTGGTTTTATTGACTGGTTTAACATTATACAATACCCTCCACAATGAACTTATCATGGGAGTGCATTAAAGGATATATGGAATCACAGGATAAATTGAGAATTATATACAATACAACTTACTTGTGTGCATCTTATGTAGACCCTTATTGTTAATCCCTCCAGCTTCTGCTGCGGGCAGGTTTTAAAGAAGGGTGCGTAACTAGGAAAGTCAATCGGTTGAGAAAGTGATGATTTGCAGAAGTTGAGTGACTGACAGAGGAGATGTAGTAGTCAGAGAATGGAAAAGCCCATCACCTTTTTATCGTGGGATATTAGGATGGTGGGCTTTTCCATTCTCTATGCTTTCTTTGTAAAGGAACCTGACTCACCAGTAAAGGGGTTGAACCAGCCTGATTGACTGAGATCGTTGTATTCTAAGTGTATAACCTCTTTACCTTGAGCTTTCAAAGTTTCTAACAGCTGCTCTGCATTTTCTAAAACCTTAATATCACATGGTAGTGAGTTTGGCTTTTCCTGCATTAGGGTTTCCCCTTTCAATGTTCACTTTATCTAAGTGTAGCATGGAGGTCGAAAATCTCAAAACAGATTTGGACAAACGAGGCGAAGTATACCATTCAGACGAGTCTTGACTGAGACAAGAGACAGGGTAAACTCCCGGGTTGGTAATAAGCAAACGCATCGATTCTCCAAACGGATAAATCATAAATACCTGTGTTACCGCTCAACAAAGTGAACAAAGGCCAAGAACTCATAAGGCTACACTGAATGGCATGCCTGATTAACTTCGGAACTTTTTAAAACCGTTAAGTGGGAACTAAGTCGTAAGGCGAGCCTCTTCAGAGTGCTCCATTTTTATAGTGCAGCACATACACGTGTGGCGTACGGTTTGGAGCAGAGGAAAAGGGAGGGATCACATCAAACCCTTATCTATCGCTAAATATTTTAATATAATAAAAGGCACTCCATTCGTTAAGTTCTCTTTTATAAAAAATCTCCGAAACTATTTTGTGATCCAGACCCTTCATGATACACTTTATGTGTAAACTCATAGAGTGATCCATAACCCCATCTCCGAATTGAGTGGTACCGACTAAAGAGCATTTTCTTTGATTCTGGAGAAATCAAGGGATAATTGTTTAAATAAACCTCAAATCACATTTATGTAGTTTGCTAAAATTCTTATACCAAGTGGGATTGGAGTCTTTCTGAAAAATGAGACTACTAGCCGTTCTGCTTCTCTTGCATTAAACACTTCGTTAGCGCCCCCAATTTCGATGACTATGTCAGAACTTCATACGATTGAAAAGGGCAATTGAGCCAATTCATTAAAACCTCATTGTTAGCGACGTCCCTTTTAAATAATTCGAATATAAATATTTCAGTTAAACAGATAGAAGGAGACTATAAAAACATGTTTAAACTAGAGAAAACCCATGGAGTGCATGCAGAAGGAGTAAAGAAGCGTGAACATGTTACTAAGGCGGCATTAGCTTCATTGAGATTAGCTCTCAAGGCTTATTTCAACACTTACTATATCTGTAGTAAAAAAAGATTGGTAAGTAGTATGTGTGTCACACCCTCTGACCCGTTCTATGATATTAGTATGGATCAAATAGATAGGCTTTGTGAAAATGTTGACTATCAAGAGCAATATATGCAGACCATTTTTCATTTCCACCATTTTTTTGAATTATTCTTAAAAGACATTCTTAGGAGGGTTCATGTTAACTTAGCAAACAAGATTATGCTTAATGGTAAAGATTCATCTGAAATATTAAAGGTACTATTAAATAGTGGAGACGTGGATATTAAACAGGACAACACTGCTGAGTTTGCTGTAGCTCTAGACAGAGTTTGTACTTTATCCAAAAGGACTGATGGTTCTGTACCTATCGTCGTAAAGACAATTACCGACTATAAAAATACTTTGAAAGATCTTAATACATTGAGGAATAAGGCATGGCATAAAGGGATTTACATTCTAAAAATTACAGAATTAGATCAGTTTATTTCTCAAAATATCTTACCTTTACTTGTTAAGGTTTTGAAAACAACTCAATATGGAGATTTGGAAAAGTATTGGAAATACGAGGAGGTCGAGTTTGACCCTATAAATGAAATTATATCTGCTGGTTGTTCAGGAGTAGTTGATTATAAACGTATTGCTTTTTTTAAGTCTTATGGTCTTGCTTGTTATAGGATACCTAGGTGGAATTACGATTTATTGGACATAAAAGCAAAAGCAAAAGCGATTGTTAGAACAGTACATGATCTCAAACTTGAGACATGTTATGTATGCAATGAAGAAACACTGTTAGTCAGCACTGTAAGTGATCATGAAATTGATCAAGAAGGAAACTTTTTGGGAGCATGGTGGAACACAACAGCAGCTGAATGCCTCAATTGTACGCTATCTGTGTTTCCCGATGCCGGTGAGCCAAAGGACTACGGTGTAAAAAAAGAAGTACTTTGGAAATCTGGGGACTATGAATACGAAACTTGATCGTGTCTTGCCATTTAAAGAAAGATGGATAATGACGATATAAATCTTAAAGAATATTTAACCTTCAATTTCTTTAATAGATTTAATTTTTTAAAAAATTTGAGGATGTGAAAATGATGTTGACTCAAAAAATGGCGAGCTGGTTGAGTATAGATGGTGGGGGCATTGACCGTACACTAAAACTAAATCAAGTATCTAATGTGCAGGATTATATAAAGAAGAAGAAGGTACGCTCAAAGATAATGCAAGGGCATGAATCTGTTATACTCCCAATTGAATACAAATTTAAAAATTCCGACCTACAAGCAATTCAATGGGCAGCTGAGAGCGTGACAATGATGGCTCTAAAAGATTATTCTATAACCTTGGGAGCAAATGATTTTCCGCTCATGAATGGATACACGATGAATCTAGAAAATTCAGATAGCATATGGCTAACATTGGAAAGCCAAGGGTTTCGTGAGGTTCTTCATGCTCGATTTGAACTTAATAAATTCAATCTGACGGAAGCCCTTTATGCGCTTGAAATTCCCACTGATACTTACTTTGGCAAAAAACAAAAATTATTACTTAGATTCGATGTAAGAGAAAGGAAAGAACTTCTTATTATTAAAAAGTCACTCTCCATATTGGCATATCAAAGATTGGTGCGTGAGCCTCACGGCGATCTGTTTGCACAAGAACTGGAGTCAACCTATAAAGATGCGTTAAATGATTTAACAAGATGGATAAAGGGTCTAAATGATGATTCTTCCTCTAATTAACATGATAAAGGTAGGCGTGAAGTGATTTTTATATCGCATCACGCCTTTTTTATTGTTTGTTCTATGTTTATCTGAACGGAACCTGTCACCTTATGGGTTTTCCAACACTGCAATCTAAATTCCACCCAGTGTGTTTATAGTTTGATCAATTTAATTTGATCATTTAAGCTTGGAAGGCAATAGTGATATCTACTGGATTTAACTGAATCACTTTATAATATGTTCAGATTTTAATTCGGAAGTTCTTAAATCTAAGTCAAGTTACTGTTAAGGACTAAATAATGAAGATTTATAGGAAATGGTGGGGAAAGTATGCAAACCATAATAGAAATATACAAAAGTATCTTGAGTGGTAGGACAAATAGATTTCCAAACTATACATGGGAATCTGAAGAGGAATCAATTCAAATTTTTAAGGTTTGCTTTCGATACTTAGTGACTGAACGCTTAAAGTTCGATAGAGAAGAACTGATAAGTAAATTAAACGCAAACTTTATTTTCAAATACAAACTATCCACCCCCTTCTCAAATTTTTTATCAAGTAATCCATATAAGGCGGTTACTATCGCTTTTCCTGAATGGAGAGTTGAGCCTTGGGAATTGAAGACAGTCCCGTCTGGTACTTGGGATAATATTAATAACATAAAGAATGCCAGCATCCAATATTACAAAAAAAATAATCTATCAAGAACCGATTTGATTAATGGTGAAAGAGAAGCAGGATTATCTAGGTTTGTGGCAGCTTATAGAAGACTTAATCAGAATAAAACCAATGGTGATATTGATAATGATCCAGACTATTATTTTGAGTATTTAAAGGTAGTTTTTCCTTATCATAATTTTCGTATATGGGAGTTTAAAAGGGTTTCTATTGATCTTTGGTCTGACCAAGACATTAAAGAAGGATTTTTAGACTTTTTTCATGAACTAAAATGGAGCAAGTCAGAGGTGATTGAAAAAATTCACAGAGACTTATTTGACAAGACTGGGCTAGCATATTTATTTAAGGTGAAATTCAAAAGAAACTGTGCAGCTCTGTTGGAGTTTTTATATAATGAACCCATGAAAGATATGCGCAACCTTCGTGTCTTAAGAGCTCCTAAAAGAAAATTGCTTCCAAACGATATAAGGGTAATAAGAGAAATGTATAAGATAAATAATAGTGAAAAGACTAGAAAGAGTCTTGCTGTTAAATACAAAGTGCATGAATCCACTATTAGAAACATATGGAATAGAAGCACTTGGAAAAACATTGAATGAGTGTTTACTTTACTTCTTGATGGTCTAGGAATCAGTCGATTAATGTTTTTAGCTAACGGGAGTATAATTAAAACAGTGAAATGTGTTTGTGTCTTTTTATGTCTTCGAAAAAAGACTCGTCTTGTTTTAAAGAATGTCCACACTGCTTCTGTATATATCAAGCCAACAGATGCTTTGTTATAATCCTGTTTGGATTAATCATGAATGTATGAGGAGGTTATTAACCAATGAGCGATTGGAATGAGGAGAAGGCCCTGAAACGGAGTGATATTGATCAAGTGACTGGCGTAATCCATAAGATTTTACATGAGACGATCGACCAGCTAGGTATAGCTTACGGCATCGTTAGTGAATTTAGTTATAACTCTGAGGAGCCGCCATCCTGGACCGTTAGTATCGATGACTCCAAAACCGTGCTCAACCCATCCCTCCTGTTCCAATATATGAAACAGCATAGGAATTTAAACGATGCGTTAACTCAGTTTATGCGTGATCACTTCTCATATTTCGCTTGAATAAAGCATCAAAAGTGAAGGATACTTTACAAGCGTGATACGGGAAGTTTATCACTGATTGGTAGCATTTAAATTCCGATTTAATAACTTGTCATTCGGCCACTATAAAACGAAGCGGGATACATAGTAGCATCATTATAAAGAAGCAAGGGTGTCTCGTGACTGATTCAGGGGTAGTACCGTTTTCTGAGCTCTATAAAAGCTCCCCCGCTGTAAGATAGGAATTGGGATTCTCCAATTAGAATAAGCGATTTATGTCACCATGTTTCGTGTGAGAAAATTAAAGTTAGGATAACTCCAAAAGAGATCCTAAGCATAATTAGTTCTCTAATCACACAGTTATAACACGGGTCCTCTGATTATTCTGGCATAGTCCGACCAGCCAAGCAGATGGCGTATGAACCCATCAACCAATCATATAAATAATGGGATGGTTTATAGGCAATACGCCAAGTTAAGAATAACAAAAAGATTACCCAAAAAAGAAAAATGGGACTTTTCAGCCTCTTCAGCAAAGTATTTCCCCTCACTCCATTTACAATTATTGTACAATATCAATGTGCAGATCTTCAGAAGCCTTCAGGAAAATATGCGTGACAAGGAAGGAGCTTTTAGTATGACTACTGCCCTGCTTATAGTAATAGTGGGTATTGTTTTTTTTGTAGCGCTTTTTACTTTCTTAATTATTGTTATCAAAAGGTGGACTAACAGGGATCGAAATAAGATGAATTAATCAGTTAGGAGTTCTTTACGGGTGATCAAAATGAAGAAAGACGTTTCTGGGAAACCGGAAGCGTCATTTTTTTGGGTTGCTGGAGTTTGACAACACATTCAAATTTTCGTGTTTCTAAGGCCTTACATCAGATCCCGCAGTTGGCTTGCTTTAATTCGACGAACATTTCGGAGTAGCCTTTCGGGATCGGTGACTAACCGGCAGCGGAGCGATGAGCAGGCAAGATAAGTATTCTATTGGGAGAACAGTAGCTCTAAGGCGGGAAGAGCACCCACATAAGAGGCAGTATGTACCCCTCTGGAACGCTACTCTCACCGATAACTAGATTGACTACGCTGGGAGAATGCGCCCAGCAATGGAGTTAATTTAACGCTTATTCACGGAGCGTTATCTGTGAGCCAAATCAAAGAGGCAAATGTCATTAATGGCTCTATATTATTTTCATAAATATAGTTGGTTAAGTTCATAACTATATACGGTGAGCATTTATGCTGCCTAATAAAAGACCGACAGTCCCACATGCCTATTATATTCTGATCCATATATTTATGAAGAAACGAATCAGCAAAGATATAAATTTCTTATGTCAAAACTAGTTGAACTTAGTGGGGGGCTAAGCATGTCTATTTTGTTTACTATTATAGTATAATTGACTTTATTAGAGTAAAAGGAGCAGAATAACATATGCGTTTAGTTGAGCCTTTCGTAATGACATACACGTTAAATAGTGGAATCAAAGGATCTATTGCATTGTCCAACAAACAAATACAGGATTGGATGGAATCTTATAGAATAGGCAGTAAATTCGTGACGTCAGTTGGCAAAGAATATTTTGGATTAAATCCGGAGCTTGTAGCAGACTTTAAGGTACATAATGAATTTAGTGAGCAAAGGGAACATTTATCAGTGAATCAAATAACGACAAACAAGGAAAATGAACAGTTGAAAAATGCTTATAGTCAGTATGAGACATTGATTCAGGTGGAGTGTAAATGTGGGGAATCCTATGTCGCTAAATCAACGTTTAAGAGGAGTAAATGGGGCTGCAGAAGTTGTGGCGAAATTGTTTTCTTAGACAGAAATAAAGGGCAAGTTAATACTGTGGAAGGTAAAGCGTGGTATATGACAAATAGGTATTTTGTTGAGAGGAATTAACTTAAATTATTGAACGGTAATTAAGTGCATTAGATACTAAATTATAAAGTTAGAACTACCTTAATGAAATGAAGTTGAAGGTTTATCGATACTTAATTCAATTGTGTAAAGAAATTGGCCCACTATGCGGATCGCTTAGAACATAACAAATTTGACAAAGCTGCCTTCGCCAAGATCGTCGAGCTAAGCCGGATCGATATCCTGAACACCGACCGTCAACCTTTGGATGCCTGGTGAAGCTTCTGGCCGTAAATAATGTTGAAGAGGTATATAAAGGTCATTTAAGCTCCTGGTATAGATAGCAAGAGGGTTTGCCTTTAAAGTTGTACACTTCGTCAGATCAGAAAGTCTCTTCCTGCATTAATTAGAGTTCAATTCACCTGTATGTTAAACTTGCAAGAAGTTATCTGCTATTTATCTATTTATAAGGGAGCGGAAAAATGATATGGGTAAAAAGAAAAAAACATTACCCGCCAATTTTGATATGATCTGGTTAAAACGAATGATATATCTGCCTTAAAAAAGGTATTTGAGCTATGCTAATGGGATGCCCGAGGGGGTTACAGCAAAGGTACCGCCCTCAGCTTCCGGCAAATACCGGATGAAATGGTTCGCTGGCTTGTGGAGAAGGGGGCTGACATCAACGCTGCCGACAACTATAAGCGCACCCCTATTCATGCCCAAGCTGCAACCTGGTCCGGAAATGCTCTTCTTACTCCTTGAGCTAGGCGCGGATCTGGAAGCTCTTGATTACCAGAATGAGACACCGCTGCACTCAGCAGCAGCTTCTTACCGGACCAAAGCAGTGCGGGATCTGGTGATCCGCGGTGCAAATGTCCATGCAGAAAATAAGCAGAAAAACACACCTCTCGCCAAAGGATTATTACAATGCCGGAATATCAATATAGTTCACATGGCAGAAATCTCGGGAATTATGCTGGATGCCGGAGCTGCAATCACGCCGGGGATGAAGGAATCCGTGCGGCGAATTGCCAAGGATTTTGAATTCGTCAGAACAAATTACAATAAAGATCAGGTGGAGGAAACTGAAAATGCTCTCCTGGAGCTATACCGGCAATTTGATGATGAGCCTATAGCGAAACTGGAGAAACATGATGGAATCTCTCCCATCATGGTAACGGCAGCCTCATGGCCCGCAAAGCACCAGGAGCTATGGGATGTTCTCGTCCCTGC of Paenibacillus polymyxa M1 contains these proteins:
- a CDS encoding ankyrin repeat domain-containing protein, whose product is MLFLLLELGADLEALDYQNETPLHSAAASYRTKAVRDLVIRGANVHAENKQKNTPLAKGLLQCRNINIVHMAEISGIMLDAGAAITPGMKESVRRIAKDFEFVRTNYNKDQVEETENALLELYRQFDDEPIAKLEKHDGISPIMVTAASWPAKHQELWDVLVPASGHAKTVQGEVIRITGRVGS
- a CDS encoding DNA ligase, whose amino-acid sequence is MLNQSIKPMLLHPLQPNQIKKWNTNSLKWDGFRSLIHYDNGKVRAFTRHGTEITSRFPELAYIKLPIKTAILDGECIVFDLTQPTDQPPKYWWDDAMTRFNTKKESAVKQIATELKAHFPLWDILYLNGTPMLKKSFMERRETLSSVVKASETLSVTPLYEDGKKLFLKAKELGLEGIVQYSPEASIQLGTRSKNMVKVKAYQYVICQIASIRLKGGFGWGLTINGRYAGVLEFPPNSDVIRAFNHISKQLIRTENKGWRYLDPIISCKVKFQCFTKDGKLRSPKFEEFCTPTLID
- a CDS encoding DUF4046 domain-containing protein, with the translated sequence MQTIIEIYKSILSGRTNRFPNYTWESEEESIQIFKVCFRYLVTERLKFDREELISKLNANFIFKYKLSTPFSNFLSSNPYKAVTIAFPEWRVEPWELKTVPSGTWDNINNIKNASIQYYKKNNLSRTDLINGEREAGLSRFVAAYRRLNQNKTNGDIDNDPDYYFEYLKVVFPYHNFRIWEFKRVSIDLWSDQDIKEGFLDFFHELKWSKSEVIEKIHRDLFDKTGLAYLFKVKFKRNCAALLEFLYNEPMKDMRNLRVLRAPKRKLLPNDIRVIREMYKINNSEKTRKSLAVKYKVHESTIRNIWNRSTWKNIE
- a CDS encoding ankyrin repeat domain-containing protein → MVRWLVEKGADINAADNYKRTPIHAQAATWSGNALLTP